The following are from one region of the Paenalkalicoccus suaedae genome:
- a CDS encoding helix-turn-helix domain-containing protein → MLLKAKLPPLPTFIKCGNATFASGKSHFGRTFHLFDMLFVTKGTIYMKEENQEYEIKAGEYLILAPGLYHKGYKGCEEESAFYWAHFSFPNSYRLEEEGEINWAAIFLKTNTHVTPDIFELCLPRYKRMEHPEQVIALFEKLLAAERSSDLTERMKQQSYFFDILVYLQKSAIELPSRSQEIAHSCMTYIHAHFHRDDFQVRDMAKELLFHPDHLTRAMKKATGLTPLQYLHQVRFRHAKQLLEKGVLDLTTIAIATGFKDVSYFARLFKEKEGMTPGQYRRIPTYEREK, encoded by the coding sequence ATGCTGTTAAAAGCCAAGCTACCACCATTACCAACATTTATAAAATGCGGAAATGCGACTTTTGCAAGCGGGAAGTCGCATTTCGGTCGGACATTTCATTTATTTGATATGTTATTTGTGACAAAAGGCACCATATATATGAAAGAAGAAAATCAAGAGTATGAGATTAAGGCAGGAGAATATTTAATTTTAGCCCCAGGGCTCTATCATAAAGGGTATAAAGGATGCGAGGAGGAATCCGCTTTTTATTGGGCACATTTTTCCTTCCCAAATTCCTATCGTCTCGAAGAGGAGGGGGAGATTAATTGGGCAGCTATTTTTTTAAAAACGAATACGCATGTTACACCAGATATTTTTGAACTATGCTTGCCTAGATATAAACGGATGGAACATCCTGAACAGGTAATCGCGCTTTTTGAAAAGCTTTTAGCTGCGGAGCGCTCAAGTGATTTGACGGAGAGAATGAAGCAACAGTCTTATTTTTTTGATATTCTTGTGTATTTGCAAAAAAGTGCTATTGAATTGCCCAGTCGATCGCAGGAAATTGCTCATTCATGTATGACGTATATTCACGCGCATTTCCATCGTGACGATTTTCAAGTTAGAGACATGGCGAAAGAACTTCTATTTCATCCAGATCATCTTACTAGGGCTATGAAAAAGGCAACTGGTCTTACCCCACTTCAATATTTGCACCAAGTAAGGTTCCGTCATGCTAAACAACTGTTAGAAAAGGGAGTATTAGATTTAACTACGATAGCAATAGCTACAGGATTTAAAGATGTCAGCTATTTCGCAAGACTTTTTAAAGAGAAAGAAGGGATGACTCCTGGGCAGTATAGGCGGATTCCTACATACGAGAGAGAAAAATAA